The following proteins are encoded in a genomic region of Spirosoma sp. SC4-14:
- a CDS encoding asparagine synthetase B, whose amino-acid sequence MDDQQSNHLKAYGIAYKVLKDNEDVDWLLNYRGGSFMMKQTQAVETECRVRGVSFEVISDAKAASIKQQLADPDLNMNVVTLQKAAKIIVYSPAKVGPAEFENTDAVLLVLTYAEIPYELVYDEEILKGELPKYDWLHLHHEDFTGQYGRNMHRMSLADIKAQEEIARKYGFSKVSQMKLAVAKGIKEFCAGGGYLFAMCSAAETLDIALAADGVDIVSSVYDGDGVDPDAQDKLDFSKTLAFGNFTLEADNGYRGFSTFSDINSAGGRGYDQASGFFELFNFSAKWDVIPSMLTQNHQNIIKEFFGQTTAFRKGAVKPSTLVMGEGKTSDRYIYGEVGRGQWTFYGGHDPEGVRGGGGFRNPTDLNLHPHSAGYRLILNNVLFPSARKKKRKT is encoded by the coding sequence ATGGACGATCAGCAGAGCAATCACCTCAAAGCCTATGGTATTGCTTATAAAGTACTAAAGGACAATGAGGATGTCGATTGGTTGCTCAACTACCGGGGCGGTAGTTTTATGATGAAGCAAACGCAGGCTGTTGAGACCGAATGTCGGGTTCGGGGCGTTTCGTTCGAGGTCATATCCGACGCCAAAGCGGCTTCTATCAAACAGCAACTGGCCGATCCGGATTTGAATATGAATGTGGTTACACTCCAAAAAGCGGCCAAAATTATTGTCTATTCGCCCGCTAAGGTAGGTCCGGCCGAATTTGAGAATACCGATGCGGTATTGCTGGTGCTGACATACGCCGAAATTCCATACGAGCTGGTCTACGACGAAGAAATACTCAAAGGTGAATTGCCCAAGTATGACTGGCTTCACCTCCACCACGAAGATTTTACGGGCCAGTATGGCCGCAATATGCATCGCATGTCGCTGGCCGATATTAAAGCCCAGGAAGAAATTGCCCGTAAGTATGGCTTTTCGAAAGTATCGCAAATGAAGCTGGCTGTAGCCAAAGGCATTAAAGAGTTTTGCGCGGGTGGCGGCTATCTCTTCGCTATGTGTTCGGCCGCCGAAACACTCGATATAGCACTGGCGGCCGATGGCGTCGATATTGTCAGTAGTGTTTACGACGGCGACGGTGTCGATCCTGATGCACAGGATAAGCTCGATTTCTCGAAAACACTGGCGTTCGGCAACTTTACGCTCGAAGCGGATAATGGCTACCGGGGATTTTCGACATTCTCCGACATCAACTCGGCGGGCGGACGTGGCTACGACCAGGCAAGTGGTTTCTTTGAACTGTTCAATTTTTCGGCTAAATGGGACGTCATTCCGTCGATGCTAACCCAAAATCACCAAAACATCATCAAAGAGTTTTTTGGCCAGACGACAGCCTTCCGTAAAGGTGCGGTGAAACCAAGTACGTTGGTTATGGGCGAAGGCAAAACCTCCGACCGATACATTTATGGGGAAGTGGGCCGGGGCCAATGGACATTCTACGGTGGTCACGATCCTGAGGGTGTGCGTGGTGGTGGTGGCTTTCGTAACCCTACCGACCTGAACCTCCACCCCCACTCGGCAGGTTACCGACTGATTCTGAATAACGTGTTATTCCCATCGGCCCGGAAAAAGAAACGTAAGACCTAG
- a CDS encoding ABC transporter ATP-binding protein, whose protein sequence is MQLVIQNLSKTYPNGVKALDNVSLTIPMGMYGLLGQNGAGKSTLMRTLATLQDADTGTAQLDDLDLLNQKDAVRRVLGYLPQEFGVYPKVSATDLLDHFVVLKGITNSRERKELVEALLHRVNLYEHRKKAVSSYSGGMKQRFGIAQALIGNPKLIIVDEPTAGLDPGERNRFYNLLSEIGENVIIILSTHIVQDVMELCNNMAIIHRGRVLYSGSPTASVEELKGKIWEKSITKSELPLYQERYNVISSKLVAGKPLVHIYSELAPDADATGFVAAQPDLEDVFFSTIQNDALMVR, encoded by the coding sequence ATGCAGCTAGTTATTCAGAACTTATCCAAAACGTATCCTAACGGCGTTAAGGCACTAGACAATGTATCGCTTACCATTCCAATGGGTATGTATGGCCTGCTTGGCCAGAACGGGGCCGGCAAATCGACCCTAATGCGCACACTGGCTACTCTGCAGGACGCAGATACGGGTACCGCCCAATTAGATGACCTCGACTTACTCAATCAAAAAGATGCGGTACGGCGCGTACTGGGCTATTTGCCGCAGGAGTTTGGGGTTTATCCAAAAGTTTCGGCTACGGACTTACTGGACCATTTTGTCGTTTTAAAAGGGATCACCAATAGCCGTGAGCGGAAAGAACTGGTTGAGGCTCTGCTCCACCGGGTTAATCTGTATGAACATCGCAAAAAAGCCGTTAGTAGCTACTCGGGCGGGATGAAACAACGGTTTGGCATTGCGCAGGCCCTTATTGGGAATCCTAAACTGATTATTGTTGATGAACCCACGGCTGGTCTTGATCCTGGCGAACGGAATCGCTTTTACAACCTATTGTCAGAAATTGGCGAAAATGTGATTATAATCCTGTCTACTCATATTGTACAGGATGTTATGGAGCTGTGTAATAATATGGCTATTATTCATCGGGGGCGCGTTTTGTATAGTGGATCGCCCACCGCGTCGGTAGAGGAGTTGAAAGGAAAAATCTGGGAGAAGTCGATAACCAAAAGTGAACTACCCCTCTATCAGGAACGCTATAACGTTATATCGAGCAAACTGGTAGCAGGTAAGCCGCTGGTACATATCTATAGCGAATTGGCTCCCGATGCCGACGCAACGGGCTTTGTGGCCGCCCAGCCTGATCTGGAAGACGTATTCTTTTCGACTATTCAGAACGATGCGCTGATGGTGCGCTAA